A region of the Pseudorasbora parva isolate DD20220531a chromosome 18, ASM2467924v1, whole genome shotgun sequence genome:
cagaaacaatATGAACAAAAATACACTTCAACATAAAAGTCCTTTACACAACAAGGAACCCCaagatttttgtttaaaatttgagtttaaaattacattttttattccaCGGCAGAAAAAAGCTTACATATGTAAATAATAAACTTAAcggaatatataaataataaatggaaTTATAAGGCGGGAATTAAAAAATTTGACATTTAAACAACTTGCAGCTGTGGGCTAtaaagatataaactcacaaatGTAAGCTATAAGTGCTGTAAATGGTCAAACAATTTCGCTACAGACCAGTGTCTTTATAACTAtgacaatatattaaaataatatggttatttaaataataaataaatgtaatattaataagAAATATCTGTCTTCGATATCTAGCAGCATAGAGAGCTGTACAGCTAAAAATAACAGAAGCCAGACACATTAAATTTACAAATGGCCACGTCTTTTCTTTTATGTGAAAAATAAGATGAATAAACATGACTTATGACATATATTTTAAGCATTTTAGTCCTGCTGTAATGCTGTATTACAAAGAAACATGTGAAAGATCAATGTAATTTCTTAGAATTACCCCAGGGGTTTATTTGCTGGATACACACACTTTGCCACTAGAAAACATGTTATTTATAGGCATGTCAGTTGCCATTACAGCCTCCAAATCTTGACTGAGACCATGTACTGCAAGATTTGAACTTTGACGTAAGGTAATGGTAATGGTTTTAGAAATTAGTGTCTTGTGTGGATTATTTTCTAATATGATATGATAGATTTTAATTGTCTGTTGGTGAAtcacaatacattttaaaattgtatatttACATCAATAGAATATGGATAATATGACTATGTTTGCGAGCTACACCCTAATGGAACCAAAAGACTCAAAATCATTCAGACATATATATTTCACATGCTTTCTGGTGCTCTATATTCTGATCATTTTTGTGAACACTTGGGTCAGTGCTGTTATTGTCTTGGAGAGAGCTCTTCATGAACCAATGTACATTTTTCTGTGTAATCTGTGTGTAAATGACCTTTatggagcagcagggttttatCCTAAATTCCTATATGATTTAATGCTGGATTCATACGTGATTCCTTCTTACATGTGTGCAATTCAAACTTTTGTGATCTATAGTTCAGTTATGTGTGACTGTACTACTGTAACAGTGATGGCTTATGACAGACATGTGGCCATATGTCGACCTTTAGACTATCATACAAAACTGAACAGATTTTCATGCGGCGTATTACTTGCCTTCTGTTGGATCCTACCCTTTGTTTACATGATCATTTGTGTTATGCTGACAAATAGGCTGAAATTGTGTAAATATCACATTAATAAATTGTACTGTGACAACTGGTCTATTGTAAAACTTTCATGTGAATCAACTgtcattaataatatttatggaTTTTTGGTCATTTCTTTTTATTCTTGCCtgtgtgtttttattattgTGTCCTACATTAGACTTGTCATTGCATGTAAAGCATCACTGGAGTGCAGAAGGAAATTCTGGCAGACATGTGTGCCTCATATGTTTACAGTGATGAATTATGTTGTTGCTGTGTTTTTTGATGCCATGTACAGCAGATATGGCTCAGGTAATGTCTCAGAGAATCTGCAACATTTTTTGGCTCTAGAGATGCTTATTGTGCCACCTCTTGTCAATCCAGTTATCTATGGATTAAAACTCAAAGAGGTACGCAAAAGAATCTTGAAATCTTTTGTTTATATCAGAAAACAATAAAGAATACTCTCAAgcatattattttattcttattttgtTGTTCTATATGCAGGTGCAATGTTAATGCAAAGGATTTTTTACATTGCTGAGAAACAGTCATGCTTTAGGAAAAAGACTAGTTTAttgtaaatgaaaaaaacattatggTGATATCATCAGATGTTGATAACAGTTCATATTCTTTTTCTAAAAGATGGCAGGTCACAGCCATGCCACAGCTTTCAAATAACATTAGCTGCAGTCCATGGTCACCCAAGAgtaatttttaaattataaagcCTTTGTTTTCTCTTTGGTATCTTCATTTTTAAGGCTCTATATGGTTCAATCCCAAAGATATGAAGATCTCAATGTGGCTCCATGAGTAAATTGTACTCATTTTTCTgtggtaaaaaacaaacaaatgtgtGTCACTTTGCATTACTTTGAGCAATGTAGACATGtctgaagaattttttttttccacatgaTTGCAGGTCAGTGGTGTAGAAATCAATTTAAATGAGGCTATTTATGAGGCAGTTTAAATGAATCGTCATTCAACTTGTCTCCCCTAGCGTgttttatcatatatatatgataaGTCAAGTCAATTTGAACTCTGAGTTGACTTACCTGAGATGGGAAACTGATTTTTTGGTTTAAGAACAGCTGAATTTAGTTAGTTCAATCAACTATGAGTAATCTCACTCTGAGCCTGCATCTCATAATGCATACTGTTTATCCTAAATAGTATGTGACATTAGTAATATTCAATACTATTTAGAGAGTGTATAGGCTGGATTCACATTGGGATGCAGGATGAGTTAAGCCATGACTATGAAAAGCCTCCCATGATTGTTGAAGTTACGAAATTATGATTCACCATGGCTACAGGACCCAACAAAAAGATGTCCCACTTCCGAGTCAATGCATCAGTTTAATTCTTATTTAGTTTAAGTTTGTTTTCATGGTATCCCACaggtaaaaagaaaagaaaaaaagaaaaaagtatgcAGCAGCAGCTAAAAGTGAGgtttaaaaacataatcaatCAGGTAAGACTTTAATCATAAAAGGGTTATGGAGGCCTTCCCCTTCAGTGAAATGTACCCTTTCCTGGTACTGTTCTCTCAATTATTCTATTGCATCATGTCATGCACCAATCGGTGGGCAGAGCTAAATAGGCAGTGATGAAGTAGGCATTGATATTCTTCTGCAGAGGCAGTGCTTGTCTCCCTTTGACGTCATTGAAAAaccc
Encoded here:
- the or62b3 gene encoding odorant receptor 125-4 encodes the protein MDNMTMFASYTLMEPKDSKSFRHIYFTCFLVLYILIIFVNTWVSAVIVLERALHEPMYIFLCNLCVNDLYGAAGFYPKFLYDLMLDSYVIPSYMCAIQTFVIYSSVMCDCTTVTVMAYDRHVAICRPLDYHTKLNRFSCGVLLAFCWILPFVYMIICVMLTNRLKLCKYHINKLYCDNWSIVKLSCESTVINNIYGFLVISFYSCLCVFIIVSYIRLVIACKASLECRRKFWQTCVPHMFTVMNYVVAVFFDAMYSRYGSGNVSENLQHFLALEMLIVPPLVNPVIYGLKLKEVRKRILKSFVYIRKQ